A window of the Brassica oleracea var. oleracea cultivar TO1000 chromosome C1, BOL, whole genome shotgun sequence genome harbors these coding sequences:
- the LOC106340709 gene encoding zinc finger protein CONSTANS-LIKE 2, protein MLKEESNESYATRACDTCRSAACTVYREADSTYLCTNCDARVHAAKRVRVGDSCESAPAAFLCKADAASLCTACDAEIHSANPLASRHQRVPISANSCGYMATDADNNDMLVGDEDEVASWLMVNPGKNNNNGFLFGVEYLDLVDYSSGTDNQLEDQYSQYQRSLGGGEDGVVPLQVEESTSHMQQSQHNFHLSGCSTEAHYNYISVVPESTSSDTTVQHAKEAIDQASGPPTQMVQQLNPADREARVLRYREKKKRRKFEKTIRYASRKAYAEVRPRIKGRFAKRIDMEADAEQLFSTSLMSNTSYGIVPSF, encoded by the coding sequence ATGCTGAAAGAAGAGAGCAACGAGAGTTATGCTACACGAGCATGTGACACATGCCGATCAGCCGCATGCACTGTCTACCGTGAAGCTGATTCTACCTACTTGTGCACCAACTGCGACGCCCGAGTTCACGCAGCCAAACGTGTTCGTGTCGGCGACTCATGTGAGTCTGCCCCGGCTGCGTTTTTGTGTAAAGCAGACGCTGCGTCTCTTTGCACAGCTTGTGATGCAGAGATTCATTCCGCAAACCCACTAGCTAGTCGCCATCAACGTGTGCCAATATCTGCTAACTCTTGCGGCTACATGGCCACTGATGCAGATAATAATGACATGCTGGTGGGTGATGAGGATGAGGTGGCTTCCTGGTTGATGGTTAACCCAGGGAAAAACAATAACAATGGGTTCTTGTTTGGTGTTGAGTATCTTGATCTTGTGGACTACAGCTCAGGCACAGACAACCAGTTGGAAGATCAGTACAGTCAATACCAGAGGAGCCTTGGTGGAGGAGAAGATGGAGTTGTGCCACTTCAAGTTGAAGAATCAACAAGTCACATGCAACAAAGCCAACACAACTTTCATTTGAGTGGTTGCTCTACAGAAGCTCACTACAACTACATAAGTGTTGTGCCAGAGTCAACATCAAGTGACACAACAGTCCAACACGCTAAAGAGGCCATAGACCAAGCATCTGGCCCACCTACTCAGATGGTGCAGCAGCTAAATCCAGCTGACAGGGAAGCTAGAGTCCTGAGATACAGAGAGAAGAAGAAGAGGAGGAAGTTTGAGAAGACAATAAGGTATGCTTCAAGAAAGGCTTATGCAGAGGTAAGACCAAGGATCAAAGGCCGATTCGCAAAGAGGATAGATATGGAAGCTGATGCAGAACAACTCTTCTCAACATCACTAATGTCCAATACCAGTTATGGAATTGTTCCTTCTTTCTGA
- the LOC106340355 gene encoding 6-phosphogluconate dehydrogenase, decarboxylating 3 — MAVQPTRIGLAGLAVMGQNLALNIASKGFPISVYNRTTSKVDETVERAKKEGNLPVYGFHDPESFVNSIQKPRVIIMLVKAGAPVDQTIKTLSAYLEKGDCIVDGGNEWYENTERREKAVSENGFLYLGMGVSGGEEGARNGPSMMPGGSFEAYKNIEDILLKVAAQVRDSGPCVTYIGKGGSGNFVKMVHNGIEYGDMQLIAEAYDVLKSVGKLSNEELHGVFTEWNKGELESFLVEITADIFGIKDDKGDGHLVDKVLDKTGMKGTGKWTVQQAAELSVPSPTIESSLDARFLSGLKDERVQAAKVFKEGGFGDVLTDQTVDKKQLIDDVRKALYASKICSYAQGMNLIRAKSVEKGWGLKLGELARIWKGGCIIRAIFLDRIKQAYDRNAELANLLVDPEFAKEIIERQSAWRRVVCLSINSGISTPGMSASLAYFDSYRRERLPANLVQAQRDYFGAHTYERTDVEGSFHTEWFKIARQSKM, encoded by the exons ATGGCTGTACAACCAACAAGAATAGGCTTAGCTGGACTAGCCGTAATGGGCCAGAACTTAGCTCTCAACATTGCTTCCAAAGGCTTCCCAATCTCCGTCTACAACAGAACAACCTCCAAAGTCGACGAAACCGTCGAACGAGCCAAGAAAGAAGGAAACCTCCCCGTCTACGGCTTCCACGACCCCGAGTCCTTCGTCAACTCCATCCAAAAGCCACGCGTCATAATCATGCTCGTCAAAGCCGGTGCACCCGTCGACCAAACCATCAAAACCCTCTCAGCTTACCTAGAAAAAGGCGATTGCATCGTCGACGGTGGTAACGAATGGTACGAGAACACAGAGAGGAGAGAAAAAGCCGTGTCCGAGAACGGCTTCCTCTACCTAGGAATGGGAGTCTCCGGCGGCGAAGAAGGTGCTCGTAACGGTCCGTCTATGATGCCTGGAGGGTCCTTTGAAGCTTACAAGAATATCGAAGACATTCTTCTCAAGGTTGCGGCTCAGGTTAGAGACAGTGGTCCCTGTGTGACTTACATCGGTAAAGGAGGCTCTGGAAACTTCGTCAAAATGGTCCATAACGGGATTGAGTACGGTGACATGCAGCTGATTGCTGAAGCCTATGATGTTCTTAAGTCCGTTGGTAAGCTATCTAACGAAGAGCTTCACGGGGTCTTCACTGAGTGGAACAAAGGTGAGCTCGAGAGTTTCTTGGTAGAGATCACTGCGGATATTTTTGGGATCAAGGACGATAAGGGTGATGGGCATTTGGTTGATAAG GTTTTGGACAAAACCGGGATGAAAGGTACCGGGAAATGGACTGTTCAGCAAGCAGCTGAGCTCTCTGTTCCTTCTCCCACCATTGAATCCTCTCTCGACGCGAGGTTCCTCAGCGGGCTTAAGGACGAGCGTGTGCAAGCCGCTAAGGTCTTTAAAGAAGGTGGTTTTGGCGATGTATTAACCGACCAAACCGTTGACAAGAAGCAGCTGATAGACGACGTGAGGAAGGCTCTCTACGCGTCCAAAATCTGCAGCTACGCACAAGGGATGAACCTGATCCGCGCCAAGAGCGTGGAAAAGGGGTGGGGTTTGAAGCTAGGTGAGCTGGCTAGGATCTGGAAAGGAGGGTGCATCATCAGAGCAATCTTCTTGGACAGGATCAAGCAAGCTTACGACAGGAACGCGGAGCTGGCTAACCTCTTGGTGGATCCTGAGTTTGCGAAAGAGATCATCGAGAGGCAGTCGGCTTGGAGGAGAGTGGTCTGCTTGAGCATCAACTCGGGTATAAGCACGCCCGGTATGTCTGCGAGTCTGGCGTACTTTGATTCTTACAGGAGAGAGAGGTTGCCGGCGAACCTTGTACAAGCTCAGAGAGATTACTTTGGTGCTCATACCTATGAAAGGACTGATGTGGAAGGGTCTTTCCACACCGAGTGGTTCAAGATTGCAAGACAATCCAAGATGTAA
- the LOC106340263 gene encoding probable galacturonosyltransferase 9, which translates to MAVAFRGGRNGVGSGLRSFFSYRIFISALFSFLFLATFSVFLNSSRHQPPQDHTLPSGGNAYMQRTFLALQSDPLKTRLDMIHKQATDHLTLVNAYAAYARKLKLDASKQLKLFEDLAINFSDLQSKPGLKLDGSALEEDAFRLLEKEVKDKVKTARMMIVESKESYDTQLKIQKLRDTIFAVQEQLAKAKKSGAVASLISAKSVPKSLNCLAMRLVGERINNPEKYKDAPFDSAVEDPSLYHYAIFSDNVIAVSVVVRSVVMNAEEPWKHVFHVVTDRMNLAAMKVWFKMRPLDRGAHIEIKSVEEFKFLNSSYAPVLKQLESAKLQKFYFENQAENATKDAHNLKFKNPKYLSMLNHLRFYLPEMYPKLNKILFLDDDVVVQKDVTGLWKINLDGKVNGAVETCFGSFHRYGQYLNFTHPLIKESFNPNACAWAFGMNIFDLNAWRREKCTDQYHYWQNLNEDRTLWELGTLPPGLMTFYSKTKSLDKSWHVLGLGYNPGVSMDEIKKAAVIHYNGNMKPWLDIAMNQYKSLWTKYVDNEMEFVQMCNFGL; encoded by the exons ATGGCGGTGGCCTTCCGTGGAGGCCGTAACGGAGTCGGATCCGGACTCCGAAGCTTCTTCTCGTACCGGATCTTCATCTCCGCCTTGTTCTCTTTCCTCTTCCTCGCCACCTTCTCCGTCTTCCTCAACTCCTCTCGTCACCAGCCTCCTCAGGATCAC ACATTGCCGAGTGGTGGAAACGCGTATATGCAGAGGACGTTTCTGGCTTTACAATCGGATCCTTTGAAAACTAGGTTGGATATGATCCACAAGCAAGCCACTGATCATCTCACGCTTGTGAATGCATATGCTGCTTACGCTAGGAAGCTGAAACTAGACGCTTCTAAGCAGCTGAAGCTCTTTGAAGATCTAGCTATCAACTTCTCTGATCTGCAGTCCAAACCTGGTTTGAAACTCGACGGGAGTGCTCTTGAGGAAGACGCGTTTAGGCTTCTTGAGAAAGAGGTTAAAGATAAGGTGAAGACAGCGAGGATGATGATCGTTGAGTCTAAAGAGAGTTACGATACGCAGCTCAAGATCCAGAAGCTGAGAGATACGATCTTCGCTGTCCAGGAGCAGTTGGCGAAGGCGAAGAAGAGCGGCGCCGTTGCGAGCTTGATCTCGGCCAAGTCGGTTCCTAAGAGTCTTAACTGTTTGGCGATGAGGCTTGTTGGGGAGAGGATCAATAATCCTGAGAAGTATAAGGATGCTCCGTTTGATTCGGCTGTGGAGGATCCGAGTCTTTATCACTACGCGATTTTCTCTGATAATGTGATTGCTGTGTCGGTTGTGGTGAGGTCGGTTGTGATGAACGCCGAGGAGCCGTGGAAGCATGTGTTTCATGTGGTGACTGATCGGATGAATCTCGCGGCCATGAAGGTGTGGTTTAAGATGCGTCCTTTGGACCGTGGTGCTCATATTGAGATCAAATCAGTGGAGGAGTTCAAGTTCTTGAACTCTTCTTATGCCCCGGTGTTGAAGCAGCTGGAGTCTGCCAAGTTGCAGAAGTTTTACTTTGAGAACCAGGCGGAGAACGCTACTAAAGATGCCCATAACCTCAAGTTCAAGAACCCGAAATATCTCTCCATGTTGAACCATCTCAGATTTTACTTGCCGGAGATGTATCCGAAGCTGAATAAGATCTTGTTCTTGGACGATGATGTTGTGGTGCAGAAGGACGTGACTGGTTTATGGAAGATCAACTTGGATGGGAAAGTGAATGGAGCTGTTGAGACGTGTTTTGGCTCTTTTCATCGATATGGTCAGTACCTAAATTTCACTCATCCTCTGATCAAAGAGAGCTTTAACCCCAATGCTTGTGCTTGGGCCTTTGGGATGAATATATTTGATCTCAACGCTTGGAGACGCGAGAAATGCACAGATCAATACCATTACTGGCAGAACTTG AATGAAGACAGGACTCTCTGGGAATTGGGCACTCTGCCTCCGGGATTGATGACATTCTATTCAAAGACGAAATCGCTGGACAAATCATGGCATGTGCTTGGGTTAGGCTACAACCCGGGAGTGAGCATGGACGAGATAAAAAAAGCAGCGGTGATACATTACAATGGAAACATGAAACCATGGCTAGACATTGCAATGAACCAATACAAGTCTCTCTGGACTAAATACGTCGATAACGAAATGGAGTTTGTGCAGATGTGCAATTTTGGTCTCTAG
- the LOC106342732 gene encoding E3 ubiquitin-protein ligase CIP8 yields MASTTKPGPVTNLEEEAEDGGAAVERSIFTQDDESTSVFVCDSPPFHDRDVDCDPYFPFAGHPISDSGSDSELDPYTCPIDFFDRESSEGVYLGSGGLTGDDFNVWGFYEPKGEEEEREIVLGSRCESGSGSDQQPGLRVTGLDSDSDYEDDVFNFTSGESENVEHESGRVEVVTGLPPVWDYDLGDENEEWEEVRNAINWTVRAFSSSEDEEEEDLSSQSRDDHEEEEEDHELDWQVLITLNNVVNYIEQAEGITINPGDIDPSYYMYLASLGDGDGDADDAILGHMFDNEAGIRGNPPAAKSVIEDLPLVELTVEEGEVVCAVCKDEMVLEEEVKRLPCRHLYHGECITPWLGIRNTCPVCRFELPTDDVEYERQRRSQRSESSLFLAG; encoded by the coding sequence ATGGCGTCGACGACGAAGCCCGGTCCCGTAACCAACCTCGAAGAAGAGGCGGAGGACGGCGGTGCAGCCGTAGAACGTTCGATCTTTACACAGGATGATGAGTCTACGAGCGTATTCGTCTGCGACTCTCCTCCGTTCCACGACAGGGACGTCGATTGCGATCCTTATTTCCCCTTCGCAGGCCACCCGATTTCAGATTCCGGATCGGATTCAGAGCTCGATCCGTACACCTGTCCCATCGATTTCTTCGATCGAGAGTCTTCCGAGGGGGTGTACTTAGGATCTGGAGGACTCACCGGCGATGATTTCAATGTATGGGGCTTTTATGAACCTAAGGGAGAAGAAGAGGAGAGGGAGATAGTCTTGGGGAGTAGATGTGAGTCAGGATCGGGGTCGGATCAGCAACCCGGGCTTCGAGTGACCGGTCTCGATTCGGATTCCGATTACGAAGATGACGTGTTTAATTTCACCTCCGGGGAGAGTGAGAATGTGGAACATGAGTCGGGTCGGGTCGAGGTTGTTACGGGTCTACCTCCGGTTTGGGATTACGACTTGGGTGATGAAAATGAAGAGTGGGAGGAGGTGCGGAACGCTATTAACTGGACGGTTAGAGCTTTTAGTAGTTCCGAAGATGAAGAAGAAGAAGATTTGTCTTCGCAATCGAGAGATGATCATGAAGAAGAAGAAGAAGATCATGAGCTGGACTGGCAGGTTTTGATAACTTTAAACAACGTTGTTAATTACATCGAGCAAGCTGAAGGTATCACGATCAACCCTGGCGATATCGACCCGAGTTATTACATGTATCTAGCTAGCTTGGGTGATGGTGATGGTGATGCTGATGATGCTATTCTTGGGCACATGTTTGATAACGAAGCTGGGATCAGGGGGAATCCTCCAGCTGCTAAAAGTGTTATTGAGGATCTTCCTCTTGTGGAACTTACTGTTGAAGAAGGGGAGGTGGTTTGTGCGGTCTGTAAAGATGAGATGGTACTAGAGGAGGAAGTGAAGAGGCTTCCTTGTAGGCATTTGTATCATGGAGAGTGTATAACGCCTTGGCTGGGGATAAGGAATACTTGTCCGGTTTGCCGGTTTGAGCTTCCTACTGATGATGTTGAGTATGAAAGGCAGAGGAGATCACAAAGGAGTGAATCCAGTCTTTTCCTTGCCGGGTAG
- the LOC106340814 gene encoding pentatricopeptide repeat-containing protein At3g02330, which produces MPENLRFLRMTRAVVSLQLSLTKKTISYRRVPVFSYFTDFVKQVNSISTTNFSFVYKECAKQGALELGKQAHAHMILSGFRPTTFVLNCLLQVYTNSKDLLSASKLFDKMPLRDVVSWNTMINCYAKSKDMVKASYFFNTMPERDVVSWNSMLSGYLQNGESFKSVEIFVDMGREGVGFDCRTFAVILKACSCLEDSSLGMQIHGVVVRVGYEADVVAASALLDMYAKCKRFDESVRVFRGIPVKNSVSWSAVIAGCVQNNLLSLALMFFKEMQKVGGGVSQSIYASVLRSCAALSELRLGGQLHAHALKSDFAGDGIVRTATLDMYAKCDNMQDAQILFDKSENLNRQSYNAMITGYSQEEHGFKALLVFHRLMLTDLGFDEISLSGVFRACALVKGLSEGLQLYGLAVKSSLSLDVCVANAAIDMYGKCQALSEAFRVFDEMRRRDAVSWNAIIAAHEQNGRGYETLSLFVSMLRSGIEPDEFTFGSVLKACAGGNGMEIHSNVVKLGMASNSSVGCSLIDMYSKCGMIEEAEKIHSRLFLRGNVPGEVEKMHNKRLQELCVSWNSIISGYVTKEQSEDAQMLFTRMMEMGVTPDKFTYATVLDTCANLASSGLGKQIHAQVIKKELQSDVYVCSTLVDMYSKCGDLHDSRLMFEKAQKRDFVTWNAMISGYAHHGKGEEAIKLFERMLLENIKPNHITFISILRACAHMGLVERGLEYFYMMKTEYGLDPQLPHYSNMVDILGKSGKVEKALKLIREMPFEGDDVIWRTLLGVCAIHRNNVEIAEEATAALLRLDPQDSSAYTLLSNVYADAGMWEKVSDLRRSMRSFKLKKEPGCSWVELKDELHVFFIADKAHPRWEEIYDEIGLIYGEMKSFDDSCLVPEVEVQDQDQWYYC; this is translated from the coding sequence ATGCCGGAGAATCTCAGATTCTTGCGTATGACCAGAGCAGTTGTTTCCCTCCAATTGTCTCTAACAAAGAAAACAATTTCATACCGAAGAGTTCCTGTTTTTTCTTATTTCACAGATTTCGTGAAACAAGTGAACTCAATCAGCACGACAAACTTTTCGTTTGTTTACAAAGAATGTGCGAAGCAAGGAGCGTTAGAGCTTGGCAAGCAAGCTCATGCTCATATGATACTATCTGGGTTTCGTCCCACCACCTTCGTGCTAAACTGTTTGCTGCAAGTCTACACAAATTCTAAAGATTTACTCTCTGCTTCCAAGTTGTTCGATAAAATGCCGCTGAGAGACGTTGTCTCGTGGAACACGATGATAAACTGTTACGCGAAGAGTAAAGACATGGTAAAGGCCAGTTATTTCTTCAATACGATGCCTGAGAGAGATGTTGTGTCGTGGAACTCGATGCTCTCTGGGTATTTGCAAAACGGCGAGAGTTTTAAATCCGTTGAGATTTTCGTTGACATGGGAAGGGAAGGTGTTGGGTTCGACTGTAGAACGTTTGCTGTTATCTTGAAAGCGTGTTCGTGTTTAGAGGATAGCAGTTTAGGAATGCAGATTCATGGGGTTGTTGTTAGAGTGGGTTATGAAGCTGATGTGGTTGCTGCGAGTGCGTTGTTGGATATGTACGCGAAGTGTAAGAGGTTTGACGAGTCGGTTAGAGTGTTTCGAGGGATTCCGGTGAAGAACTCCGTCTCTTGGAGCGCTGTAATCGCGGGCTGTGTTCAGAATAACTTGCTGTCCTTAGCTTTGATGTTTTTCAAGGAGATGCAGAAGGTAGGTGGTGGAGTGAGCCAGTCGATTTACGCTAGCGTATTGAGGTCGTGCGCTGCGTTGTCTGAGTTGAGGTTAGGTGGTCAGTTACATGCTCACGCGTTGAAGTCTGATTTTGCGGGAGATGGGATAGTGAGGACGGCGACGTTGGATATGTATGCGAAGTGTGATAACATGCAAGATGCTCAAATTTTGTTTGACAAGTCAGAGAATCTTAATAGGCAGTCTTATAACGCGATGATCACTGGTTATTCTCAGGAAGAGCATGGTTTCAAAGCTCTATTAGTGTTTCACCGGCTCATGTTAACGGATCTTGGTTTTGACGAAATAAGTTTGTCAGGAGTCTTCAGGGCTTGCGCCTTGGTGAAAGGTCTTTCAGAGGGGCTTCAGCTTTACGGTTTGGCGGTGAAAAGCAGCTTGTCGCTAGACGTTTGCGTTGCGAACGCTGCTATCGACATGTATGGGAAATGCCAAGCTCTGAGTGAAGCCTTTCGTGTATTCGATGAGATGAGGAGAAGAGACGCTGTGTCTTGGAACGCGATTATAGCAGCGCATGAGCAGAACGGGAGAGGATACGAAACGCTTTCTCTTTTCGTCTCGATGCTCCGCTCTGGAATCGAACCTGATGAGTTTACTTTTGGAAGCGTTCTGAAAGCTTGCGCTGGTGGTAACGGTATGGAGATCCATTCCAACGTTGTTAAGTTAGGAATGGCTTCGAACTCCTCTGTTGGTTGCTCTTTGATCGATATGTATTCGAAGTGTGGGATGATAGAAGAGGCAGAGAAGATACATAGCCGGTTGTTTCTTCGAGGCAATGTTCCGGGAGAGGTTGAAAAGATGCACAACAAGAGACTGCAAGAACTGTGTGTTTCATGGAACTCGATCATTTCCGGATATGTCACCAAGGAACAGAGCGAAGATGCTCAGATGCTTTTCACCCGGATGATGGAGATGGGCGTAACTCCTGACAAGTTTACTTATGCAACGGTTCTTGATACCTGCGCGAACCTAGCTTCCTCCGGATTAGGCAAACAGATTCACGCTCAGGTTATTAAGAAAGAGTTGCAATCTGATGTGTATGTCTGCAGCACACTCGTTGACATGTACTCAAAATGCGGAGATCTCCATGATTCAAGGTTAATGTTTGAGAAGGCTCAGAAGAGAGATTTCGTGACGTGGAACGCCATGATCAGCGGGTATGCACACCACGGGAAAGGAGAGGAAGCCATAAAGCTGTTTGAGAGAATGCTGCTCGAGAACATCAAACCGAATCATATAACTTTCATATCGATACTCCGAGCTTGTGCTCACATGGGTCTTGTCGAGAGAGGACTCGAGTACTTCTACATGATGAAGACGGAGTACGGCTTGGATCCTCAGCTACCTCATTACTCCAACATGGTGGATATCTTGGGAAAATCAGGGAAGGTAGAGAAGGCATTGAAGCTTATCCGTGAGATGCCGTTTGAAGGAGACGATGTTATATGGAGGACGCTGTTAGGAGTCTGCGCGATACATAGAAACAATGTAGAGATTGCGGAAGAAGCAACAGCTGCTCTGCTGAGACTTGATCCGCAAGACTCTTCGGCGTATACTCTTTTATCGAATGTGTACGCAGATGCGGGAATGTGGGAGAAGGTTTCGGATTTGAGGAGGAGTATGAGAAGCTTTAAGCTTAAGAAGGAGCCTGGTTGCAGTTGGGTTGAGCTCAAAGATGAGCTTCACGTGTTTTTCATTGCGGATAAGGCTCATCCTAGATGGGAAGAGATCTACGATGAGATTGGTTTGATCTACGGTGAGATGAAATCATTTGATGATTCTTGTTTGGTGCCTGAGGTTGAAGTACAAGACCAAGACCAATGGTACTACTGCTAA
- the LOC106340912 gene encoding probable tRNA (guanine(26)-N(2))-dimethyltransferase 2, translating into MESDLNDYTVIKEGEAEILLHKKNQVFFNKAQVNNRDMSIAVLREFISKRKQEHEAKLSKRNRPASNVVDKDSSQASKEGTPSENGEHQVASEDPPSSSASKKPAGVSLRELKPPKVLEALSASGLRALRYAREIEGIGQVVALDNDIASVEACQRNIKFNGSLAISKVESHHTDARVHMLTHPNEFDVVDLDPYGSPSIFLDSAIQSVADGGLLMCTATDMAVLCGGNGEVCYSKYGSYPLRGKYCHEMALRILLASIESHANRYKRYIVPVLSVQMDFYVRVFVRVYTSASAMKNTPLKLSYVYQCIGCDSFHLQPVGRSLPKNNNVRYLPAIGPVVAQECNHCGKKYNMGGPIWSAPIHDQEWVTSILNSVKSMKDRYPAYERIYAVLTTISEELVDVPLFLSLHNLCATLKCISPSAAMFRSAVINANYRISGTHVNPLGMKTDAPMEVIWDIMRCWVKNHPIKAQAPELPGSVILSKEPSHQVDFSRHVGSLSKAQAKKVARFLPNPEKHWGPKLRAGRQITSKHVSLIGHEAVNGHLTQHNEELKEEEEAVQEDNIQEELDAKRLKTTEDIITSTS; encoded by the exons ATGGAATCGGATCTGAATGACTACACCGTTATCAAGGAAGGAGAAGCTGAGATCCTCCTTCACAAGAAGAACCAAGTCTTCTTCAATAAAGCTCAG GTGAACAACAGAGACATGTCTATAGCTGTCCTAAGAGAATTTATATCCAAACGCAAGCAAGAGCATGAAGCTAAGCTATCTAAAAGAAACAGACCAGCTTCCAATGTGGTCGACAAGGACTCTTCTCAAGCTTCCAAGGAAGGAACTCCTAGTGAGAACGGTGAGCACCAAGTAGCATCTGAAGACCCACCAAGTAGCTCTGCTTCTAAAAAACCAGCAGGAGTTTCACTTAGAGAACTCAAGCCTCCGAAAGTGCTCGAG GCTTTGTCTGCCTCTGGTTTGCGGGCTTTAAGATATGCGCGTGAAATAGAAGGGATTGGTCAGGTTGTAGCGTTGGACAATGACATTG CATCGGTGGAAGCTTGCCAGAGAAACATAAAGTTCAATGGCTCGCTTGCTATTTCAAAGGTGGAGTCACATCACACCGATGCTCGTGTCCATATGCTTACCCACCCTAACGAATTTGATGTG GTTGATCTTGATCCATATGGATCACCTTCTATCTTCCTTGACTCGGCTATTCAATCAGTAGCGGATGGTGGATTGCTGATGTGCACAGCAACTGATATGGCAGTGTTGTGTGGCGGTAACGGCGAAGTTTGTTATTCCAA ATATGGTTCTTACCCATTGAGAGGGAAGTATTGTCATGAGATGGCTTTGAGGATCCTCCTTGCCAGCATCGAG AGCCATGCCAACCGCTACAAGCGGTATATTGTTCCGGTGCTATCTGTGCAAATGGATTTCTATGTTCGTGTCTTTGTACGCGTTTACAC CTCGGCGAGTGCAATGAAGAACACTCCATTGAAGCTTTCTTACGTCTATCAATGCATTGGTTGTGATTCTTTCCATCTTCAACCTGTAGGAAGGTCTCTTCCAAAG AACAACAATGTGAGGTATCTTCCAGCAATTGGTCCAGTTGTGGCACAAGAATGCAACCACTGTGGGAAGAAATATAACATGGGCGGACCGATATGGTCTGCTCCAATCCATGATCAAGAATGGGTGACTTCTATTTTGAACAGCGTTAAATCCATGAAAGACAGATATCCTGCTTATGAACGGATCTACGCTGTACTTACCACAATCTCTGAG GAGTTGGTAGATGTTCCTCTGTTTTTGAGTCTGCATAATCTTTGTGCGACGCTAAAATGCATTTCACCATCAGCTGCTATGTTTCGATCAGCTGTTATCAATGCTAATTACCGTATCTCCGGAACCCATGTGAATCCTCTCGGCATGAAAACTGATGCCCCTATGGAGGTTATCTGGGACATCATGCGTTGCTGG GTTAAGAATCATCCAATAAAGGCGCAAGCCCCTGAACTCCCCGGAAGTGTGATCTTGTCCAAAGAACCATCACACCAG GTTGATTTTTCGCGTCACGTTGGTTCGCTGAGCAAGGCGCAGGCGAAGAAAGTAGCTCGGTTTCTTCCAAATCCAGAGAAACATTGGGGTCCAAAGCTTAGGGCTGGTCGTCAGATAACGAGCAAACATGTCTCTCTTATTGGTCATGAAGCAGTCAATGGCCATCTTACTCAACACAATGAAGAACTAAAAGAGGAAGAAGAAGCAGTGCAAGAAGATAATATCCAAGAAGAGCTGGATGCGAAGCGCCTGAAAACAACAGAGGATATTATTACCTCCACATCATAA
- the LOC106344831 gene encoding developmental protein SEPALLATA 2-like produces MGRGRVELKRIENKINRQVTFAKRRNGLLKKAYELSVLCDAEVSLIVFSNRGKLYEFCSTSNMLKTLERYQKCSYGSVEVNNKPAKELENSYREYLKLKGRYENLQRQQRNLLGEDLGPLNSKELEQLERQLDGSLKQVRCIKTQYMLDQLTDLQGKEHILLEANRALSMKLEDMIGVRSHQIGGAWEGGDQQHVAYGHHQAQSQGLFQPLECDPTLQMGYNHPVCSEQMVVTAQGQSSQPGNNGYIPGWML; encoded by the exons ATGGGAAGGGGAAGGGTAGAGCTAAAGAGGATCGAGAACAAGATTAACAGACAAGTCACGTTTGCTAAGCGTAGGAACGGTTTGCTGAAAAAAGCCTATGAGCTTTCAGTTCTCTGCGATGCTGAGGTTTCTCTCATCGTCTTCTCCAACCGTGGCAAGCTCTATGAGTTCTGCAGCACCTCCAA CATGCTCAAGACACTGGAAAGGTACCAGAAGTGTAGCTATGGTTCAGTTGAAGTCAACAACAAACCTGCCAAAGAACTCGAG AATAGCTACAGAGAGTATTTGAAGCTGAAAGGTAGATATGAAAATCTGCAACGCCAGCAGAG AAATCTACTTGGAGAAGACCTTGGACCCCTCAACTCAAAGGAGCTAGAGCAGCTTGAGCGTCAACTAGACGGCTCTCTCAAGCAAGTTCGTTGCATCAAG ACACAGTATATGCTTGACCAGCTCACTGACCTCCAAGGCAAAGAGCATATCTTGCTTGAAGCCAATCGTGCCTTGTCAATGAAG CTGGAAGATATGATAGGCGTGAGAAGTCACCAAATAGGAGGGGCATGGGAAGGTGGTGATCAACAACATGTTGCCTATGGACATCATCAGGCTCAATCTCAGGGACTATTCCAGCCTCTTGAATGTGATCCCACTTTGCAAATGGG ATACAACCATCCAGTGTGCTCAGAGCAAATGGTAGTAACGGCACAAGGTCAGTCATCCCAACCAGGAAACAACGGCTACATCCCTGGCTGGATGCTGTGA